The DNA window CTGAGCAAATCGTTGAGCAGTATAATACTTTTACAGTATTAGATAGTGTGCATTTGAAAGGCGCACTTACTGTAGGAGAAAATACAGCTGATAATGGTGGAATTGCAATTGCTTATGACGCATTTAAAATGACTAAGCAAGGACAAGACTCTACTAAAATTGAAGGATATTCGCCCAACCAACGTTTCTTTCTATCAGTCGCAAATATTTGGCGCGTAAAAGTTCGTGATGAATATCTACGTAATTATGTGGCTACTGATCCGCATTCACCACCAATATGGAGAGTTAATGGACCATTAATGAATTTTACTCCATTTTATGAAGCCTTTAATGTAAAAGAAGGCGAAGCAAATTATAGAACAGAAGAAGATCGAATCAAGATTTGGTAGTTCTTAAGAACATTAAGAGTTAAACTTTAATCATTAAAAGTGTCAGCATGATTAATATGTTACTGTACAGTTGATTGTAGAGATGCTATTTTATATTATTATAATAATAAATGGATTAATATGTTGTAAATCAAAAAAATGGCACCATATTTGTAATTCAATAAGTATTATAAATTAAATTACATTACAATGAGTAAAGGAACAGTAAAATTTTTCAACGATGCCAAAGGATTTGGTTTCATCACTGAAGAAGGACAAGAAAAAGATCACTTTGTACACATCTCTGGATTGATTGACGAAATTCGCGAAGGCGACCAAGTTGAATTCGATCTTCAAGAAGGAAACAAAGGATTAAACGCAGTAAACGTAAAAGTTATCTAATACATATACTACAAGTTTTATAAAGCCCATCAAATTATTTTGATGGGCTTTTTTTGTATAAACATATCCAGGTTAATCTTGGTTTGTAATGATATCTTTTATTTGATAAGTTAGATTTTTAGGTCTTAGGCAAGCATTATTTATTTTATATTTGGTTTAACTTCTAAATTCAAACTTATGTTATTGAAACGTGTTTTACTTTTAATTGCCTTACTTTCAGCATTGCAAAGTATAGGTCAAGATAATGAACGCTCACTTTCGTTTTGGAATACTTTAAAATCTCATTGTGGTAAGGCTTATTCAGGAATACTTGAAATTCCGAAAGAGGATGAAGCTTTTGGAGGAAAAACTTTAGTAATGCATGTCAAATCTTGCAGTGAGAATACCATAAGAATACCTTTTTATGTTGGAGAAGATAAGTCGCGAACATGGATTTTAACGATGGCTGATGGCATTATTTCTTTAAAGCACGACCATCGTCATGAAGATGGAACAATGGATGATGTTAACTTTTATGGCGGAACTGCAACCAATGAAGGAAAGGCAGATGTTCAGTTTTTTCCTGCAGATGTGCATACACAAACTCTTATACCTGATGCTGCAACTAACGTTTGGTGGATTACCATAGACGAAACAAGTTTTACTTATAATTTACGTCGTTTAGGAACAGACCGAGTTTTTAAAGTGGTTATGGATCTTACAAAACCTATTGAAACTCCAGATGAACCTTGGGGTTGGAAGGATTAAATTTTCTAGATGTAAAACTCAATCTTTAAGTCTTATTGGTTTTAAATGAATAAAACCTAAAGCATCCAATAGTCTGATAATTAAATAGGTGATGTCTATTTCATACCATTTTACACCAAAATTTGCTCTACTTGCATGTTTGTGATGATTGTTATGATAGCCTTCTCCCATCATTAAAAAGTCAAAACGAAATAGATTTTTGCTGGTGTTTTTCATTTGGTAATTGACATAGCCATAAATATGACCAAACCAATTGATAATTACACCATGAATAGGTGCCATTAAAAATGTTATTGGTAATAATAACCAATGCCACCAAGCGGTTGCAAAGTAAACGAATACTAAAATGTAAATTGAAATCCACAGCAATCGTGAAAAGCGAGAACTTGCGAACTTGTCAAAACCTTTCCATTGTGGAACATTTTTAGTAAAACGATCGTCAACGGTTATTCGTTGTTTATTTATATCTTGATAAATGGTTTTTGTTTTCCACATCATTGCAAATAAATTAGCATCATGTGATGGTGAATGTGGATCTTTTTCAGTGTCTGTATACGCGTGATGCATGCGATGCATAATTCCGTAACCATATGCGCTTAAGTAACTTGAACCTTGAAAAATCCATGTAAGAACAAAAGTAATTCGTTCCATAACTTTTGACATTGTAAATACTTGGTGTGCAGCATAACGATGCAAAAAGAACGACTGGAAAAATAAGCTTCCATACCAGAGCACTAAAACGAAAATAACAATCAACATATCTTTTTTTTACAAAGATAATTTGATGTTATGAGTGATACAATGAACCCAAATCAATTAATTAATGGCTTTTATTATAAACGTTTTCTAATTCGGCTTAAAGCTTGAGCTGTTACACCAATATAAGAACTGATGTATTTAAGCGGAATGACTTTTAATAGCTCTGGACGTTCTTTAAATAGTTTGAGATAACGTTCTTCAGCAGTAAGGTTTAGCAAGTTTTGCTCTCGTTTGGATTTTATTAAAAAGAGACGTTCAGCAGTTAATCTACCTACAAGATTTCCTATTTGCGTGGTTTTATAAACGTCTTGTAAATCGGCATATGTCATGCTAAGAATAGTTGTTTCTGTTAACGCTTGTAATTGATATGCAGAAGGTTTTTGCGTTAAAAAAGAGTCGTATGCACTAACAAATTGGTTTTTAAAACTAAATCCAAAGGTGATTTCTTTTTCTGGATTTTCCTTTGGAATAAATAAGCGAACCACACCAGATTCGATAAAAGAAATATGATTTTCAATGGCATTCAATTTTAAAAACACTGTTTTCTTAGGAATGACACGACGTTGTAATTTAGACGTAAAAAACTCCCAATCTGAAGTTGATATCGTAGCAATTTGGTCTAAGTAGTCTTTTATCTGTTGCAAATGGAGTATACTTATGTGTTGAGTTTACAAAGATAAGGATTCGGAAAACCATTTAAAGGGAATAGTACCAATTTATTAGTGAGTCTTCCCTTTTAATGGTAATGAAAAATGAATTTTTTGTCAAGCTATAATGACAACTATTAGTCTTGGTTTGGCTCGCAATAGGAGTAAGGAGGTATGTCAAATGTTCCTTGTACATTGATGGCTCCAGGTGCATTATCTTGCCTTCTGTAATTTATATTTATAGTGCCTATATAATTTGTAACGCAAGTGTCTGCTGTTGCTATTTCAGATAATGTTATGCTACCATCTACAGAAAGGTAAATTCCATTTCCCATAATGCTCACAGATGAGACGCTAGTGTTATTAATATTATATGGCATAATCTCATAATTGCCTATCTCAATAGGTGGTGGAAGGACAAAATATAGGTTGTTATTTGGGTCATCACTTGAAGTAAATTTTAGACCTAAATCACCACCTAAAATATTATCTCTATTAAACACAAAAGATTTATCTGTAAGGCCATCTCCATTGACAATTAATGTATAGTGACCACTTTTGGGTTTATCATCGTTGTCATAATTACTGTCGTCTGAAGAGCAACTAAAGATGAATAAACTAAGGCTAAGCAAGCAGAAAAAATGTTTCATTATGTAAATATTTTTGTTGGTTTATATATTAACATCGAAGGTAATCTGTTTTGTCATCAGTCTTTTATTTGTAATATATCTATGAATTAAAACCTAGCGATTTACTGGTAGTTGTTTTTTCTATTTTTCAAATACAGTATCGTTACCTTTGCCAAATTATGCTTCGATTTTAGAATTAATATTGAAGATAAAATTATTAATAATACTTAGAATCTAATATGGCAAATAACATCAAAGCGCAACAAGATATCCTTGAAAAACTAAATATATATGCTCTAAACCCAATGCAAGAGCAAGCGTTGGCTGTGATTGAAGAGACTACGAATACTATACTTTTGTCGCCAACTGGAACAGGTAAGACTTTGGCTTTTTTACTGCCATTATTAAGGTGTTTAGATCCTGAATGTACAGAAGTTCAAGCAGTAATTATCGTACCTTCTCGAGAATTGGCTATTCAGATTGAAACGGTTATTAGAAATATGGGTTCTGGTTATAAAGCCAATGCCATTTATGGAGGTAGAGCCATTTCAAAAGATAAAATTGAACTCAAACATACACCAGCAATTTTAATAGGAACACCAGGACGATTGGCAGATCATTTAGAACAAGGTCGTTTTACAACAAAGTTCGTCAAGACATTAGTGATTGATGAGTTTGATGTCTCTATTGAAGTTGGTGCAGGAGGTGAGCTAAAAAGTATCATGGGTTACTTACCACATATCTCGAAACGCATCTTAACTTCTGCAACTCAAGGCACAGAAATCCCAAGTTATTTGAAAATGGCCAAGGCAGAAATTTTAAATTTTTTAAAAAACAGACCTAGTTCTCAATTGATGGTGAAAACGGTTTTGTCTCCATCCAAAAACAAACATAATACGGTTATAGATTTATTAAATCATGTAGGAAATGATCCTGGTATTATTTTCTGTAATCAGAAAGAGCGTATTGAAGACCTGAGTCGTTTTTTAGAGAAGAAAGGCATTGCGCATACTTGTTTTTATGCTGGTATGGAACAGCGTGATAGAGAGCGTGCTTTGATTAAATTGCGAAATGGAAGTGTTTCAATTCTTATAGCGAGTGACTTAGCATCTAGAGGAATTGATATTCCTGAAATGAAATACATTATACATTATGAAATTCCTTCTGGAATTCAAGAATATACGCATAGAAATGGTAGAACTGCCAGAGTAAATTCTAAAGGAACGGCTTACTTAATTAAAGGTGCACAAGAGGTTTTTCCTGACTTTGTAGGTCAGCCGAAAGTACAAATGCTTTCTAAAAATGAAACACGTAAGCCAGAATTTTGGACGACCTTATTTATTTCTGGTGGCCGAAAGGATAAAATTTCAAAGGGTGATATTGCAGGTCTGTTTTTTAAACAAGGCGGAATTAATAAAGATCAGTTAGGTGTTATTGAATTGAAACAAGACTGTGCTTTTGTAGGAGTTCCTGTGAGTATTGCTAGTACTTTGGTTGATAAATTGAATAATACACGTTTGAAGAAGAAGAAGGTTCGTGTAACTGTTTTATAGTTAGGAGAACTTTTTGTTGTATTCTTTTGTAATTCATTTAATTATTACATGTATTTTTGCAGCCTCAAAAAAATGATATGAAGCGTATAAACGAATATAAGAAACTCTTTGGTGTAGACAAAGACATTGAATTAAAGTCTCTAAAGAAGAGTTATCGTAATTTGGTTAAAGAATGGCATCCTGATAAATTTCAAAATGGAGACGCTTTACAGGAAGAAGCAGAGCTACAAAGCCGAAAGATTATTGATGGTTACCATTTTCTTGTCAGCATGGCTCCAGAAACTAAAGAGAAAAACCTGTCAGAATACACAGAAACGATTACCAATTCACCAATTGCTGATTACCAACATAAAGGTTTGTTATTAGAAATTACTTTTTTAGATGGTACAACTTATGAGTTTTTTGGAATAACAAAACAGATCTATCATAAAATGATCAATGCTGGAAATTTAAATCGTTTTGCTAAGCGTACTATTTATCCAAAATATACTTACAGAAAATCGAAACGTATTCATGAAGAAGCATAATAGTTGGTTGTAGTTTAAATTAATGGCACTATCTTTGTAACCTAATAAGTATTAATAATAAATTATATTACAATGAGTAAAGGAACAGTAAAATTTTTCAACGACGCTAAAGGTTTTGGATTCATCACTGAAGAAGGTGTTGATAAAGATCATTTTGTACACATTTCTGGATTAATCGATGAGATTAGAGAAGGTGACCAAGTTGAATTTGATTTACAAGAAGGAAACAAAGGATTAAACGCAGTAAACGTAAAAGTTATCTAATATATATCTATATGTTATCAAAAAGAGTTCATCTTCACAGATGGACTCTTTTTTTATACTATAGTTTGTGTTCTTAAAACTGTGGTTATCTTTACTGAAATTTCTAATAAAGAATAATTGTAAGTTGTTAACATGAGCGAAAACAGCAATAATATAGATATTGAATCTTGTATCACTACACTTCAGAAATTACTCGAAGATACCAATCAAATTTTCGAATTACCAGAAGCGCAAAGAGTTGCGCTTTTTAAAGCTGCAGGAGCATTAACGAGGCCAAATCGTGATGAGTTTCAACGTCGTAGAAAAGATGCTAAAAAATCTGCGAAACGTAAAATGATTGCTAGAGATAAGCATGCCAGGAAAACAACAGGTATTCGTTCTGCGCGTGAGGCTACTTTATTTGTAGCTCCAAAATTATTAGGTGCAGCAGCATTACCAAAAAACACATTAGAATTAGAATCACCAAGAAATTGCTATGTATGTAAAACAGTTTATACTAAACTGCATCATTTTTATGATACGATGTGTACATCATGTGGCGATTTAAATTATGCAAAACGTTTTCAAACTACAGATTTAAATGGTCAAGTCGCAGTAATAACAGGTTCTAGATTAAAGATTGGTTATCATATTACATTAATGTTGTTGCGTTCTGGAGCTACTGTTGTTGCTACAACACGTTTTCCAGCAGATTCTGCCATTCGGTTTTCAAAAGAAGATGATTATAAAGATTGGAGTGATCGCTTACATATTCACGGATTAGATTTACGACACATACCAAGTGTAGAGATTTTTTGCAATTATATCGAGCAAAAATACGACCGATTAGATATTCTAATTAATAATGCTGCGCAAACGGTTAGACGACCTTCAGGCTTTTATTTCCATTTAATGGAAAATGAAAAACTTCCAATAGATCAATTACCTATATTGGCGCAAACTTTATTAAAAGATCATGAAAGTTGTTTAGAAGAATTGTCAAGCTTAAGTATTGGTCCTTCAAAAACAAGTAAAAATAATGTGCTACCAGTGACTTGGCATGGTCCTGAACCTGGAATTGGATTGCGTAATTCAGCTGAGTTGTCACAAATACCTTATAGTTTTGATAATTCGTTACAAGCTGCTGAAGTATTTCCTGAAGGTGAATTAGATGCCGATTTACAACAAGTAGATTTACGAAAAACGAATAGTTGGCGTTTAAAATTGGGTGAAATTGAAACCACTGAAATGGTAGAAGTACAGTTGGTAAATGCTGTTGCTCCTTTTGTATTGTGTAATCGTTTATTTAATGTAATGAAGAAAGAAAATACTGGTAAAAAGCACATTATCAATGTAACAGCAATGGAAGGGAAGTTTCATAGATTTAAAAAAGAAGATAGACATCCACATACCAATATGGCTAAAGCTGCTTTAAATATGTTAACACATACTTCTGCATCTACTTTTGCTAAGTCTGGTATTTATATGAATGCTGTAGATACAGGTTGGGTAACAGATGAAGATCCAGCGGCATTATCTAAAAAGAAAGTAGAACTTCACGATTTTCAGCCACCATTAGATATTGTAGATGGCGCAGCAAGAGTAATGGATCCTTTAATTGATGGTATTAATACTGGAAAACATTGGTCTGGTCAATTTTTGAAAGATTATTTCCCTATAGATTGGTAGTGTTTACTTATTGAGCAAATCTAAATCTAACTCATTAAAATTTTGAGCAGCTTTAACTAAAAGTGTAGAGCCTATTGATTCGAATAAACTATTTGTTTTGAGAACAAACTCAGCTTGCTTTTCTGGGTTGAAATCGGGAATGCCAACAATGGTAAGATTTGTCGCTATTGATTCTTCTTCAATAATGGTATAAAACGTTTTTTGTTCTACAGCATTATTGATAATCTTTATGTTTACATTGACCCGTAAATCTTCAACAAGTTTTGATATTTTAGTTTCAATAATTGACACATCTACATTATTATTGTTTACAAAAAGGACTCTAATGTTAGTGTCATTCCATCTAGGAGAGGCAATGATAAAACGAGCAATGTTAAGCATCATTTCCGCATTTTTGCTATCTGTTTCTCGCCACCAAAAATCTACGGAACTATAGTTGCCAAACTTTGAAACTCTGTCAAAATCTAGGTACAATAAATTATAATCTAAATGAATTAGGGCTTGTGTCATTTTAGAATACTCTTCAGAATTCTCAATGCCTTTAGGCCAACCCATCATAATGGTATTGGGTTCTACACCAGAAAAACCAAAGGTTGACGCAATGTTTTTAATTCCGTTATAGATGTTATCTACTTTTATTTGTCTGGCAAAAATTCCTAAGTCTTTAAATTGTTCGTCTCTCACAATTTGGTCAATTTTTTTAAGTGGAGGCTTGCTATTTTCTTTATCTAATATAAGTTTGAAATTGGTTACAATTCCAGTGCGACCAGAAACGGTTTTACATAATTCTAATAAATACTTTTGATGATCACTTTTGCCACTAAAGAGAATGATATTAGGATTCCAATTTGAGTTTTCTTCAACTTGGGCATCAATTCTTTTTAGACCTTTATTTACGACATTTTCCCAAACGCTTTTCCAAACATCGTTAGACTGTAATTTGACTTCTTTACGTTGGAGTCCGAAATACATCGCGCTAATAATTGCTAAAGCAGCAATCATGGCGATCATGTCTAATTTAAACATGATAGTAAAACAGGCTATAAAACCGATTAGGCCAATCCAGCGTTTCACTTTAAACTTAGGTTGGAAGTCAGGATTTGCCCAGCTTTCAAGGAAAAAGGAAATATTAATAAATCCATAAGCCGTTAGATAAAACATTGAGACTACACGAGCAATGATATCAAGTTCACCAATAAGAATGCCAACTTCGGCAATTACAAAAGCAAGGAATAATGCATTAACAGGTTCATTGTTTTGTCCTTTT is part of the Psychroserpens ponticola genome and encodes:
- a CDS encoding SDR family NAD(P)-dependent oxidoreductase, which translates into the protein MSENSNNIDIESCITTLQKLLEDTNQIFELPEAQRVALFKAAGALTRPNRDEFQRRRKDAKKSAKRKMIARDKHARKTTGIRSAREATLFVAPKLLGAAALPKNTLELESPRNCYVCKTVYTKLHHFYDTMCTSCGDLNYAKRFQTTDLNGQVAVITGSRLKIGYHITLMLLRSGATVVATTRFPADSAIRFSKEDDYKDWSDRLHIHGLDLRHIPSVEIFCNYIEQKYDRLDILINNAAQTVRRPSGFYFHLMENEKLPIDQLPILAQTLLKDHESCLEELSSLSIGPSKTSKNNVLPVTWHGPEPGIGLRNSAELSQIPYSFDNSLQAAEVFPEGELDADLQQVDLRKTNSWRLKLGEIETTEMVEVQLVNAVAPFVLCNRLFNVMKKENTGKKHIINVTAMEGKFHRFKKEDRHPHTNMAKAALNMLTHTSASTFAKSGIYMNAVDTGWVTDEDPAALSKKKVELHDFQPPLDIVDGAARVMDPLIDGINTGKHWSGQFLKDYFPIDW
- a CDS encoding KTSC domain-containing protein translates to MKRINEYKKLFGVDKDIELKSLKKSYRNLVKEWHPDKFQNGDALQEEAELQSRKIIDGYHFLVSMAPETKEKNLSEYTETITNSPIADYQHKGLLLEITFLDGTTYEFFGITKQIYHKMINAGNLNRFAKRTIYPKYTYRKSKRIHEEA
- a CDS encoding amino acid permease; translation: MPQNKKFGTFAGVFTPSVLTILGVIMYMRLGWVVGNAGLIGAIVIIIIAHVIAVTTGLSVSSVATDKKIGAGGIYYVLSRSMGIPIGGSIGIALFVGTAFSIALYLIGFAESFNAYLGFGTTISDLRLTGTIALSALTILALISTSVALKTQFIILAAIGISLISICFGSTEFVPTTVHFFSTENAVPLEVVFAVFFPAVTGFTAGIAMSGDLENPKRSIPRGTLYAIGVGLLVYLFLAVFMAYTIDAEVLKTDYNILMKIALFAPAVVAGIWGATLSSALGGILGGPRILQAMSMDKVTPTFFSKGKGQNNEPVNALFLAFVIAEVGILIGELDIIARVVSMFYLTAYGFINISFFLESWANPDFQPKFKVKRWIGLIGFIACFTIMFKLDMIAMIAALAIISAMYFGLQRKEVKLQSNDVWKSVWENVVNKGLKRIDAQVEENSNWNPNIILFSGKSDHQKYLLELCKTVSGRTGIVTNFKLILDKENSKPPLKKIDQIVRDEQFKDLGIFARQIKVDNIYNGIKNIASTFGFSGVEPNTIMMGWPKGIENSEEYSKMTQALIHLDYNLLYLDFDRVSKFGNYSSVDFWWRETDSKNAEMMLNIARFIIASPRWNDTNIRVLFVNNNNVDVSIIETKISKLVEDLRVNVNIKIINNAVEQKTFYTIIEEESIATNLTIVGIPDFNPEKQAEFVLKTNSLFESIGSTLLVKAAQNFNELDLDLLNK
- a CDS encoding cold-shock protein — its product is MSKGTVKFFNDAKGFGFITEEGQEKDHFVHISGLIDEIREGDQVEFDLQEGNKGLNAVNVKVI
- a CDS encoding acyl-CoA desaturase — protein: MLIVIFVLVLWYGSLFFQSFFLHRYAAHQVFTMSKVMERITFVLTWIFQGSSYLSAYGYGIMHRMHHAYTDTEKDPHSPSHDANLFAMMWKTKTIYQDINKQRITVDDRFTKNVPQWKGFDKFASSRFSRLLWISIYILVFVYFATAWWHWLLLPITFLMAPIHGVIINWFGHIYGYVNYQMKNTSKNLFRFDFLMMGEGYHNNHHKHASRANFGVKWYEIDITYLIIRLLDALGFIHLKPIRLKD
- a CDS encoding cold-shock protein codes for the protein MSKGTVKFFNDAKGFGFITEEGVDKDHFVHISGLIDEIREGDQVEFDLQEGNKGLNAVNVKVI
- a CDS encoding Crp/Fnr family transcriptional regulator: MQQIKDYLDQIATISTSDWEFFTSKLQRRVIPKKTVFLKLNAIENHISFIESGVVRLFIPKENPEKEITFGFSFKNQFVSAYDSFLTQKPSAYQLQALTETTILSMTYADLQDVYKTTQIGNLVGRLTAERLFLIKSKREQNLLNLTAEERYLKLFKERPELLKVIPLKYISSYIGVTAQALSRIRKRL
- a CDS encoding DEAD/DEAH box helicase encodes the protein MANNIKAQQDILEKLNIYALNPMQEQALAVIEETTNTILLSPTGTGKTLAFLLPLLRCLDPECTEVQAVIIVPSRELAIQIETVIRNMGSGYKANAIYGGRAISKDKIELKHTPAILIGTPGRLADHLEQGRFTTKFVKTLVIDEFDVSIEVGAGGELKSIMGYLPHISKRILTSATQGTEIPSYLKMAKAEILNFLKNRPSSQLMVKTVLSPSKNKHNTVIDLLNHVGNDPGIIFCNQKERIEDLSRFLEKKGIAHTCFYAGMEQRDRERALIKLRNGSVSILIASDLASRGIDIPEMKYIIHYEIPSGIQEYTHRNGRTARVNSKGTAYLIKGAQEVFPDFVGQPKVQMLSKNETRKPEFWTTLFISGGRKDKISKGDIAGLFFKQGGINKDQLGVIELKQDCAFVGVPVSIASTLVDKLNNTRLKKKKVRVTVL